From one Leifsonia soli genomic stretch:
- a CDS encoding MFS transporter yields the protein MTFIEQSYRRSLPALLVLALALFVVGTNAFVIAGLLPRVGEGIGATATQVSWSITTYSLVVAVAAPAVSVLLPRVPRATLMAAGLAVFAVGTAASALAPNLPLFIAGRTFSGLGGAALVPTATAAAASLARPGKRGQALAIVGAGFTLATAVGSPLGTALGGVAGWRFALWCIVGIAVVLVVAIPLVVRGVPVPPAVGLRRRLAPLADLRIVAPLATTLLMVAGFNIVYIFSAAVTHASTGGSGSLLAILLLAYGVAGVAGNSVAGPLTDRFGSRIVAVVALAGQALTLVVLAFTEASFVASVIVFALWGVAAFAIAIPVQHRLVHVDPESSALALSWYSTAMYVGIAIAPPIGTLALAAGGAVAVPLAGAAVTVGALAVFVVGYLARAPRPLTA from the coding sequence ATGACGTTCATCGAACAATCGTACCGCAGATCCCTCCCGGCCCTGCTGGTGCTCGCCCTCGCCCTGTTCGTCGTCGGCACCAACGCGTTCGTGATCGCGGGACTCCTGCCGCGCGTGGGCGAGGGGATCGGCGCGACGGCCACCCAGGTCAGCTGGTCGATCACCACCTACTCTCTGGTCGTGGCGGTCGCCGCACCCGCAGTCTCCGTCCTCCTGCCGCGCGTGCCCCGAGCCACCCTGATGGCAGCCGGACTCGCGGTCTTCGCCGTCGGAACGGCCGCCTCGGCCCTCGCCCCGAACCTTCCGCTGTTCATCGCAGGTCGCACGTTCTCCGGCCTGGGCGGCGCCGCACTCGTGCCCACGGCAACCGCCGCAGCCGCCTCCCTGGCCCGGCCGGGCAAGCGCGGCCAGGCCCTCGCCATCGTGGGCGCCGGGTTCACGCTCGCCACGGCAGTCGGCTCGCCGCTCGGCACCGCCCTCGGCGGCGTCGCGGGGTGGCGCTTCGCACTCTGGTGCATCGTCGGCATCGCCGTGGTTCTCGTCGTGGCCATCCCGCTCGTCGTCCGCGGCGTGCCGGTTCCCCCGGCCGTCGGCCTGCGCCGGCGGCTCGCCCCGCTGGCGGACCTCCGTATCGTCGCGCCGCTCGCGACAACACTGCTCATGGTCGCCGGCTTCAACATCGTCTACATCTTCTCGGCAGCGGTGACCCACGCGTCCACCGGCGGCTCGGGGTCGCTGCTGGCCATCCTGCTGCTCGCCTACGGCGTCGCCGGCGTGGCGGGTAACTCCGTCGCCGGTCCGCTCACCGATCGCTTCGGGAGCAGGATCGTCGCGGTCGTCGCCCTCGCCGGCCAGGCGCTCACGCTGGTGGTCCTGGCGTTCACCGAGGCGTCCTTCGTCGCGTCCGTCATCGTGTTCGCGCTGTGGGGCGTCGCGGCGTTCGCGATCGCCATCCCGGTGCAGCACCGCCTCGTCCACGTCGATCCGGAGAGCTCGGCGCTCGCGCTGTCCTGGTACTCCACGGCGATGTACGTCGGGATCGCGATCGCGCCCCCGATCGGGACGCTCGCTCTGGCTGCGGGCGGCGCCGTCGCCGTTCCCCTCGCGGGTGCCGCGGTCACCGTCGGAGCGCTCGCCGTGTTCGTCGTCGGCTACCTCGCGCGGGCTCCGCGCCCGCTGACGGCCTGA
- a CDS encoding PTS sugar transporter subunit IIB — protein sequence MKIVAICGVGVGTSGILKVNAERVLDRLGIDADVTASDAAHIDEAAADAQVVLTSPELVDRIGRTNADVIVVENYFDLDELERKLDEALG from the coding sequence GTGAAGATCGTCGCGATCTGCGGTGTCGGCGTCGGCACCTCCGGCATCCTCAAGGTCAACGCCGAGCGCGTGCTCGACCGGCTGGGGATCGACGCCGACGTCACAGCGTCAGACGCCGCGCACATCGACGAGGCCGCCGCGGATGCCCAGGTCGTGCTGACCTCGCCCGAGCTGGTCGACCGCATCGGCCGGACGAACGCCGACGTCATCGTGGTGGAGAACTACTTCGACCTGGACGAGCTGGAGCGCAAGCTCGACGAAGCGCTCGGCTGA
- a CDS encoding ArsR/SmtB family transcription factor has translation MTDYPTPDMADVQLVEVLRALADPIRLQIVRVLADGRPHPKSMTEWGFDIQKSTMAHHFKTLREAGVTRTIVSGRTHAIQLRRDELDERFPGLIEALLQG, from the coding sequence ATGACCGACTACCCCACCCCCGACATGGCGGATGTGCAGCTCGTCGAGGTGCTGCGCGCCCTGGCCGACCCCATCCGCCTGCAGATCGTCCGAGTCCTCGCGGACGGCCGGCCGCATCCCAAATCGATGACCGAGTGGGGCTTCGACATCCAGAAGTCGACGATGGCGCACCACTTCAAGACCCTGCGCGAGGCCGGCGTCACTCGCACCATCGTCTCGGGCCGCACCCACGCGATCCAGCTGCGCCGCGACGAGCTGGACGAGCGGTTCCCTGGACTGATCGAGGCCCTGCTGCAGGGCTGA
- a CDS encoding phospho-sugar mutase yields MTDLTPPTKDTPELLAEARSWLAQDPDPETRDELEALIVAAEAGSAEAVADLHSRFDERLAFGTAGLRGAIAAGPNRMNRVLVAQAAAGFARWLLEHAEGGTPSVVIGYDGRKNSDVFARDTAELMAGAGVRAILLPRLLPTPVLAFAVRHLDASAGVMVTASHNPPNDNGYKVYLGGEDHGSQIVSPVDAEIAARILDVARGSVAELPRSDRYEIAPDDVERAYIDATVAVAVTETPRDAVSFVYTAMHGVGWRTAREVFARAGFASPTPVTEQIDPDPAFPTVAFPNPEEPGAMDLSFRTARDAGADLVIANDPDADRLAVAVPDPSSPDGYRRLSGNEVGALLGWRAAEIAAERADERGPVGTLACSVVSSPALAAVARAYTLDFADTLTGFKWVSRAPGLVYGYEEALGYLVNPDTVRDKDGISAAVALLDLANGLAADSVTIAERLEQFAERFGFFASDQISLRVTDLSRIGEIMAALRSTPPSHLGDVRVTQIDDLRDGFGGLPPSDVLRILLEDGSRVMVRPSGTEPKLKIYIDASSDEGTVEERRRTATGRVAALSEAMRSLVG; encoded by the coding sequence GTGACCGACCTGACACCCCCGACGAAGGACACCCCGGAGCTGCTCGCCGAGGCGCGGTCCTGGCTGGCTCAGGACCCGGACCCGGAGACCCGTGACGAGCTGGAGGCGCTCATCGTCGCCGCGGAGGCCGGTTCGGCCGAGGCGGTCGCCGACCTGCACTCGCGGTTCGACGAGCGGCTCGCGTTCGGAACGGCTGGCTTGCGCGGCGCCATCGCCGCCGGTCCCAACCGGATGAACCGGGTCCTCGTCGCCCAGGCCGCCGCCGGATTCGCCCGCTGGCTGCTGGAGCACGCCGAGGGTGGAACGCCGTCGGTCGTGATCGGCTACGACGGCCGCAAGAACTCCGACGTGTTCGCCCGCGACACCGCCGAGCTGATGGCCGGAGCGGGCGTGCGCGCCATCCTGCTCCCGCGCCTCCTGCCGACGCCGGTGCTCGCGTTCGCCGTCCGGCACCTGGATGCCAGCGCCGGCGTCATGGTGACCGCCAGCCACAACCCGCCGAACGACAACGGGTACAAGGTCTACCTGGGCGGCGAGGATCACGGTTCGCAGATCGTGTCGCCCGTCGACGCCGAGATCGCCGCGCGCATCCTCGACGTCGCGCGGGGCAGCGTCGCCGAGCTTCCGCGCTCCGACCGGTACGAGATCGCGCCGGACGACGTCGAGCGGGCCTACATCGACGCGACCGTCGCCGTGGCCGTCACGGAGACGCCACGGGATGCGGTCTCGTTCGTCTACACCGCGATGCACGGCGTCGGGTGGCGCACCGCGCGCGAGGTGTTCGCGCGCGCCGGGTTCGCCTCCCCCACGCCGGTCACGGAGCAGATCGATCCCGATCCGGCCTTCCCGACCGTCGCGTTCCCCAATCCGGAGGAGCCGGGAGCGATGGACCTGTCGTTCCGGACCGCCCGCGACGCCGGAGCGGACCTGGTGATCGCGAACGACCCCGACGCCGATCGCCTCGCCGTCGCCGTGCCGGACCCGTCGAGCCCCGACGGCTACCGGCGCCTGTCGGGCAACGAGGTCGGCGCGCTGCTGGGCTGGCGCGCCGCCGAGATCGCGGCGGAGCGGGCGGATGAGCGCGGACCCGTCGGAACGCTGGCGTGCTCGGTCGTCTCCTCACCCGCCCTCGCCGCCGTCGCGCGCGCGTACACGCTGGACTTCGCGGACACGCTCACCGGCTTCAAGTGGGTCTCCCGCGCGCCCGGACTCGTCTACGGCTACGAGGAGGCACTGGGCTACCTGGTGAACCCGGACACCGTCCGCGACAAGGACGGCATCTCTGCGGCCGTCGCGCTGCTCGACCTGGCGAACGGGCTGGCCGCCGACAGCGTCACCATCGCTGAGCGTCTGGAGCAGTTCGCCGAGCGGTTCGGCTTCTTCGCCAGCGACCAGATCTCGCTCCGGGTGACCGACCTCTCGCGGATCGGCGAGATCATGGCAGCGCTGCGGTCCACGCCGCCCAGCCACCTCGGGGATGTGCGGGTGACGCAGATCGACGACCTGCGCGACGGCTTCGGCGGCCTGCCCCCGAGCGATGTGCTGCGCATCCTGCTGGAGGACGGCTCCCGCGTCATGGTCCGCCCCAGCGGCACCGAGCCGAAGCTCAAGATCTACATCGACGCCTCGAGCGACGAGGGAACCGTCGAGGAGCGCCGTCGAACGGCGACCGGCCGGGTCGCCGCGCTTTCCGAGGCGATGCGCAGCCTCGTCGGCTGA
- a CDS encoding adenosine deaminase yields the protein MSDAWNEYTLADGTEIRPLPKVSLHDHLDGGLRPATVLELGQEIGLELPAQDATELGRWFAEKSNSGSLVEYLKTFDLTTAVMQTREGLVRVARESVQDLGADGVVYGELRWAPEQHLSGGLSLDETVDAVQEGIEQGIADVRGAGGRIRIGQLVTAMRHNDRGLEIAELAVRHRDRGVVGFDIAGAEAGFPASNHRAAFDYLASEFFPATVHAGEADGLESIRSALLDGRALRLGHGVRLAEDITVERQDDENTYVTLGTLSQWVKDREIALETSPTSNLQTGAIAAWGDDILDHPFDLLYQLGFRVTVNTDNRLMSGTTLTRELSILADAFAYDRTDLEIFQLNAAAASFLPLEEREELSEIITAGFEGS from the coding sequence ATGAGCGACGCCTGGAACGAGTACACGCTGGCCGACGGCACGGAGATCCGCCCGCTGCCGAAGGTCTCCCTCCACGATCACCTCGACGGCGGCCTCCGGCCCGCGACGGTGCTCGAGCTGGGGCAGGAGATCGGGCTCGAGCTGCCGGCGCAGGATGCGACCGAGCTGGGCCGGTGGTTCGCCGAGAAGTCGAACTCGGGCTCGCTCGTGGAGTACCTGAAGACCTTCGACCTGACCACGGCCGTGATGCAGACGCGCGAGGGCCTCGTGCGCGTGGCCCGGGAGTCGGTCCAGGACCTCGGGGCGGACGGCGTCGTGTACGGCGAACTCCGCTGGGCCCCCGAGCAGCACCTCTCCGGCGGCCTCAGCCTCGACGAGACCGTCGACGCCGTTCAGGAGGGCATCGAGCAGGGCATCGCCGACGTCCGCGGCGCCGGGGGACGCATCCGCATCGGTCAGCTCGTCACCGCCATGCGCCACAACGACCGCGGTCTCGAGATCGCCGAGCTCGCCGTCCGCCACCGCGACCGCGGCGTGGTCGGCTTCGACATCGCCGGCGCGGAGGCGGGCTTCCCCGCCTCCAACCACCGCGCCGCCTTCGACTACCTGGCGTCGGAGTTCTTCCCGGCCACCGTCCACGCGGGCGAGGCCGACGGCCTCGAGAGCATCCGCAGCGCGCTCCTCGACGGCCGCGCCCTGCGCCTCGGCCACGGCGTGCGCCTCGCCGAGGACATCACCGTGGAGCGTCAGGACGACGAGAACACCTACGTGACCCTCGGCACGCTCTCGCAGTGGGTGAAGGACCGCGAGATCGCCCTCGAGACGAGCCCGACGTCGAACCTGCAGACCGGCGCCATCGCCGCGTGGGGCGACGACATCCTCGACCACCCGTTCGACCTCCTCTACCAGCTGGGCTTCCGCGTCACCGTCAACACCGACAACCGGCTGATGAGCGGGACGACGCTGACCCGCGAGCTGAGCATCCTCGCGGACGCGTTCGCCTACGACCGCACCGACCTGGAGATCTTCCAGCTCAACGCTGCGGCGGCGTCCTTCCTGCCGCTGGAGGAGCGCGAAGAGCTCTCGGAGATCATCACAGCGGGTTTCGAGGGTTCGTAA
- a CDS encoding thymidine phosphorylase — MTDRAPEVEAFDAVDLIRTKRDRGELSTAEIDWLVDAYTRGYVGDEQMSAMTMAIFLNGMTRREIKDLTLAMIASGERMDFAGLGKPTADKHSTGGVGDKITLPLMPLVATFGVAVPQLSGRGLGHTGGTLDKLESIPGWRANLSNEEMLAQLRNEGGVICAAGSGLAPADGKLYALRDITGTVEAIPLIASSIMSKKIAEGTGALVLDVKFGSGAFLKDIERSRELARTMVELGRDAGVATSALLTDMNIPLGLAIGNANEVRESVEVLAGGGPADIVELTVALAREMLALAGRPDEDVEAALKDGRAMDKWREVIRAQGGDPDAALPVAKETHTVVADQDGVLVEQQALPFGIAAWRLGAGRARKQDPVQHAAGIDLHAKPGDEVRAGQPLFTLSADEPARFERALEALEGAYRIAAPGTAYERGPLIADRIA; from the coding sequence GTGACCGACCGTGCACCAGAGGTCGAGGCGTTCGACGCCGTCGACCTGATCAGGACGAAGCGCGACCGCGGCGAGCTCAGCACCGCGGAGATCGACTGGCTGGTCGACGCCTACACGCGCGGCTACGTCGGCGACGAGCAGATGTCCGCGATGACCATGGCGATCTTCCTCAACGGGATGACGCGGCGTGAGATCAAGGATCTCACCCTCGCGATGATCGCGTCGGGCGAGCGGATGGACTTCGCAGGGTTAGGCAAGCCGACCGCCGACAAGCACTCAACCGGGGGCGTCGGCGACAAGATCACCCTGCCGCTGATGCCGCTGGTCGCGACCTTCGGCGTCGCCGTGCCGCAGCTGTCCGGCCGCGGTCTGGGCCACACCGGCGGCACCCTGGACAAGCTGGAGAGCATCCCCGGCTGGCGGGCGAACCTCAGCAACGAGGAGATGCTCGCCCAGCTGCGCAACGAGGGCGGCGTGATCTGCGCCGCCGGGTCGGGCCTCGCTCCGGCCGACGGCAAGCTGTACGCCCTGCGCGACATCACCGGGACGGTCGAGGCCATCCCGCTGATCGCCTCATCGATCATGTCGAAGAAGATCGCGGAGGGGACCGGCGCGCTGGTGCTCGACGTGAAGTTCGGCTCCGGTGCGTTCCTGAAGGACATCGAGCGCTCGCGCGAGCTCGCCCGGACGATGGTGGAGCTCGGCCGGGATGCCGGCGTCGCGACGTCGGCGCTGCTGACCGACATGAACATCCCCCTCGGGCTCGCGATCGGCAACGCGAACGAGGTGCGCGAGTCCGTCGAGGTGCTCGCCGGCGGCGGCCCCGCCGACATCGTCGAGCTGACCGTCGCGCTCGCCCGCGAGATGCTGGCCCTCGCCGGACGCCCGGACGAGGACGTCGAGGCGGCCCTGAAGGACGGCCGCGCCATGGACAAGTGGCGCGAAGTCATCCGCGCCCAGGGCGGCGACCCGGATGCGGCGCTTCCGGTCGCGAAGGAGACGCACACCGTCGTCGCCGACCAGGACGGCGTCCTCGTGGAGCAGCAGGCGCTGCCGTTCGGCATCGCCGCCTGGCGCCTGGGCGCCGGGCGTGCCCGCAAGCAGGACCCGGTGCAGCACGCGGCCGGGATCGACCTGCACGCGAAGCCCGGCGATGAGGTCAGGGCCGGACAGCCGCTGTTCACGCTGTCGGCCGACGAGCCCGCTCGGTTCGAGCGCGCGCTCGAGGCGCTGGAGGGCGCCTACCGGATCGCGGCGCCCGGCACCGCGTACGAGCGCGGCCCGCTGATCGCCGACCGCATCGCCTAG
- a CDS encoding cytidine deaminase encodes MSAVDQNPGPIDWDALRSAAIEAKSHAYVPYSKFPVGAAALVDDGRIVSGCNVENASYGVTLCAECGLVSSLAMTGGGHLVAFTCVNGDGDILMPCGRCRQLLYEHSAEGMLLETVSGIRTIDEVLPDAFGPRQLAAYAAEHDND; translated from the coding sequence ATGAGCGCCGTCGACCAGAACCCCGGGCCGATCGACTGGGACGCCCTGCGCTCCGCCGCGATCGAGGCCAAGTCGCACGCGTACGTGCCGTACTCGAAATTCCCGGTCGGCGCGGCGGCGCTCGTCGACGACGGCCGGATCGTCAGCGGCTGCAACGTCGAGAACGCCAGCTATGGTGTGACGCTGTGCGCCGAGTGCGGGCTCGTCTCGTCGCTCGCCATGACCGGCGGCGGCCACCTCGTCGCGTTCACCTGCGTGAACGGCGACGGCGACATCCTGATGCCCTGCGGACGCTGCCGCCAGCTGCTCTACGAGCACTCGGCGGAGGGGATGCTGCTCGAGACGGTCTCGGGCATCCGCACCATCGATGAGGTGCTGCCCGACGCCTTCGGGCCGCGCCAGCTCGCCGCCTACGCGGCCGAGCACGACAACGACTGA
- a CDS encoding NAD(P)H-quinone dehydrogenase translates to MAYEFERKQRIAVLGGGPGGYEAALAGAQLGADVTLVERSGVGGSAVITDVVPSKSLIATAEATNALAEAADLGVQFFSRGETGKPVRPEIAVNLAAVNKRLMGLARQQSEDMRAELVRAGVRIVTGEGRLDGSSAIIVSTSKDSGTDFDRVEADTIVVAVGARPRVLASAVPDGERILTWTQLYDLQTVPSHLIVVGSGVTGAEFASAYTALGSKVTLISSRDQVLPGEDADAARVIENVFKRNGMQVLSKSRAESVVRTDDGVVATLTDGRTIEGSHCLMAVGSVPNTAGIGLEEAGVQVTNSGNIRVNRVARTSIPNIYAAGDCSDSLPLASVASMQGRTAVFHAMGDAVNPIELRNVSSNIFTQPEIATVGWSQKQIEEGIAQGDIYKLPLKSNPRAKMLGIRDGFVKLFARTGSGTVIGGVIVAPRASELIFPLALAVEQRLTVDQVARAFTVYPSLSGSITDAARAMHIVL, encoded by the coding sequence ATGGCGTACGAATTCGAGCGGAAACAGCGCATCGCGGTCCTCGGCGGCGGCCCCGGCGGTTACGAGGCGGCGCTGGCGGGTGCGCAACTCGGCGCCGACGTGACGCTGGTGGAGCGCTCGGGGGTCGGCGGTTCCGCCGTCATCACCGACGTCGTTCCCTCGAAGAGCCTGATCGCCACCGCTGAGGCGACCAACGCGCTCGCCGAGGCGGCCGACCTCGGCGTCCAGTTCTTCTCCCGCGGCGAGACCGGCAAGCCCGTCCGCCCCGAGATCGCGGTCAACCTCGCCGCCGTCAACAAGCGCCTGATGGGCCTGGCCCGCCAGCAGTCGGAGGACATGCGGGCGGAGCTGGTGCGCGCCGGGGTCCGCATCGTCACGGGGGAGGGGCGGCTCGACGGGTCCAGTGCGATCATCGTCTCCACCTCGAAGGATTCCGGCACCGACTTCGACCGGGTCGAGGCCGACACCATCGTGGTCGCGGTGGGCGCACGTCCTCGCGTCCTGGCCTCCGCGGTGCCGGACGGGGAGCGCATCCTCACCTGGACCCAGCTGTACGACCTGCAGACGGTGCCGTCGCACCTCATCGTGGTGGGATCGGGTGTCACCGGCGCCGAGTTCGCCTCGGCGTACACGGCGCTCGGATCGAAAGTGACCCTCATCTCGTCGCGAGACCAGGTGCTCCCCGGCGAGGACGCCGACGCCGCCCGCGTCATCGAGAACGTCTTCAAGCGGAACGGCATGCAGGTGCTGTCGAAGTCGCGCGCAGAGTCCGTGGTGCGCACCGACGACGGCGTCGTCGCCACCCTCACCGACGGTCGGACGATCGAGGGCTCGCACTGTCTGATGGCGGTCGGCTCCGTGCCCAACACGGCCGGCATCGGCCTGGAGGAGGCGGGCGTGCAGGTGACGAACTCCGGCAACATCCGGGTCAACCGCGTCGCGCGCACCTCCATCCCGAACATCTACGCGGCCGGCGACTGCTCCGACTCCCTGCCGCTCGCCTCCGTGGCGTCGATGCAGGGCCGCACCGCCGTCTTCCACGCCATGGGCGACGCGGTCAACCCGATCGAGCTGCGCAACGTCAGCTCCAACATCTTCACCCAGCCCGAGATCGCGACGGTCGGCTGGAGCCAGAAGCAGATCGAGGAGGGCATCGCGCAGGGCGACATCTACAAGCTGCCCCTCAAGTCCAACCCGCGGGCCAAGATGCTCGGCATCCGCGACGGCTTCGTGAAGCTCTTCGCCCGCACGGGCTCCGGAACGGTTATCGGGGGCGTCATCGTCGCCCCGCGCGCGTCGGAGCTGATCTTCCCGCTCGCGCTCGCGGTCGAGCAGCGCCTGACCGTCGACCAGGTGGCCCGGGCGTTCACCGTGTACCCGTCCCTCTCCGGCTCGATCACCGACGCAGCGCGCGCGATGCACATCGTGCTCTGA
- a CDS encoding PTS sugar transporter subunit IIA: MPLPPLPDSAITVGAHAADWREAVELAGEALARSGATEQGYAQRMIQVIEEFGAYIVIAPGLALAHARPGPDVNADGLSVVTLDEPVVFGHPHNDPVSVVLGLAVSTPEAHVTSVAELANVFNDPEAIPALAAATDVADVQRILTLSEEASR; encoded by the coding sequence ATGCCACTGCCACCGCTGCCTGATTCCGCCATCACCGTCGGCGCGCATGCCGCCGACTGGCGTGAGGCGGTCGAACTGGCAGGGGAGGCGCTGGCCCGTTCCGGCGCGACCGAGCAGGGCTATGCGCAGCGGATGATCCAGGTCATCGAGGAGTTCGGCGCATACATCGTGATCGCGCCGGGGCTCGCTCTGGCCCACGCCCGTCCGGGGCCGGACGTGAACGCGGACGGTCTCTCGGTCGTCACCCTCGACGAGCCCGTCGTGTTCGGGCACCCGCACAACGACCCGGTCTCGGTGGTCCTCGGGCTCGCCGTCTCCACGCCGGAGGCGCACGTGACGAGCGTGGCCGAGCTGGCGAACGTGTTCAACGACCCGGAGGCGATCCCGGCCTTGGCCGCCGCCACCGACGTGGCCGATGTGCAGCGCATCCTCACCCTCAGCGAGGAGGCATCGCGGTGA
- a CDS encoding purine-nucleoside phosphorylase, translating to MLESITNPLDDPAADPFEIAREAAGQLAEKTGVERHDIALTLGSGWGRAADLIGETVATLPATEIVGFSKPALEGHVGTLRSVRLPNGKHALVIGARTHYYEGHGVRRVVHSVRTAAAAGATTMVLTNGAGGIKEHWKPGTPVLISDHINLTADSPLEGATFIDLTDLYSPRLRAIARTIDPSLDEGVYTQFRGPHYETPAEVQMAKTIGGHIVGMSTALEAIAARQAGMEILGMSLITNLAAGIQKTPLSHQEVIDAGRAAEPVISALLAQIVEAL from the coding sequence ATGCTGGAATCCATCACGAACCCGCTCGACGACCCCGCTGCCGACCCGTTCGAGATCGCGCGGGAGGCCGCCGGTCAGCTCGCCGAGAAGACGGGCGTCGAGCGCCACGACATCGCGCTCACGCTGGGCAGCGGCTGGGGCCGTGCCGCCGACCTGATCGGCGAGACCGTCGCCACCCTTCCCGCCACCGAGATCGTCGGCTTCAGCAAGCCGGCGCTCGAGGGCCATGTCGGGACGCTGCGCTCCGTCCGCCTGCCGAACGGCAAGCACGCGCTGGTCATCGGCGCGCGAACCCACTACTACGAAGGGCACGGCGTGCGCCGCGTCGTCCACAGCGTCCGCACCGCCGCGGCCGCGGGAGCGACGACGATGGTGCTCACCAACGGCGCGGGCGGCATCAAGGAGCACTGGAAGCCGGGCACGCCCGTCCTCATCTCCGACCACATCAACCTGACGGCGGACTCCCCGCTCGAGGGCGCGACGTTCATCGACCTCACCGACCTCTACTCCCCGCGCCTCCGCGCCATCGCCCGAACCATCGACCCGTCCCTCGACGAGGGCGTGTACACGCAGTTCCGCGGCCCGCACTACGAGACGCCGGCCGAGGTGCAGATGGCCAAGACCATCGGCGGCCACATCGTCGGGATGTCCACGGCGCTCGAGGCGATCGCCGCCCGTCAGGCGGGCATGGAGATCCTCGGCATGTCGCTCATCACCAACCTGGCGGCGGGCATCCAGAAGACGCCGCTGAGCCATCAGGAGGTCATCGACGCCGGTCGTGCCGCCGAGCCGGTGATCAGCGCCCTTCTCGCCCAGATCGTGGAGGCGCTGTGA